Proteins from one Triticum aestivum cultivar Chinese Spring chromosome 7A, IWGSC CS RefSeq v2.1, whole genome shotgun sequence genomic window:
- the LOC123147465 gene encoding WD repeat-containing protein 26 homolog has protein sequence MGGFEDDEPPSKRARASSVESATLSDIPCYSKPTNPLGGTMARPLTSQGKEVMVGSKGLIKRDEFVRIITKSLYTLGYEKTGAVLEEESGITLHSPPVNVFRKQVLDGNWDSAVVTLNTLDLLDENIVKSAVFLLLEQKFFELLRNGNVMGAMKTLQSEISPLGINRKRVHEMASCLISSPQNVLVGFSKPGIESSNSRFKLLEELQKVLPPTVMVPERRLENLVEQALTVQREACYLHNSVDGLSLYIDHHCGRDQIPSQVLQVLCAHSDEVWFLQFSNNGKYLASASNDKTAVIWKVDEDGELLLKHTLTGHEKPVMMVAWSPDDCQLLTCGMEEVIRRWDVESGECIHVYEKYGVGLLSCGWFPDGKQILSGLNDQSLCLWDLDGKQADCWEGQRSTKTSDFAVSKDGKLIISTSRDSAILLFNRDTKQERLIEEEHTVTSFSLSEDGDFLLVNLVNEQIHLWNIRNDPIRVKRYTGHKRSRFVIRSCFGGSEQAFIASGSEDAKVYIWHRASGDVIETLSGHSGAVNCVSWNPTNPHMLASASDDHTIRIWGLKKATVKRRDAGSSSGSNGIHMNGSANGNGFVHQCNGSRSK, from the exons ATGGGAGGTTTTGAAGATGATGAACCGCCATCAAAACGGGCAAGAGCATCCTCAGTAGAATCAGCAACTTTGTCAGACATCCCCTGTTATTCTAAACCCACTAATCCTTTGGGAGGTACAATGGCTAGACCTTTGACTTCCCAAGGGAAAGAAGTTATGGTTGGTTCTAAAGGTTTAATTAAGAGGGATGAATTTGTGAGGATAATCACAAAATCTCTGTATACTCTAGGATATGAAAAAACTGGAGCTGTTCTTGAGGAAGAATCAGGTATAACACTGCATTCCCCACCAGTGAATGTTTTCAGAAAGCAGGTGCTTGATGGGAATTGGGACAGTGCCGTAGTTACCTTGAACACACTTGATCTTCTGGATGAAAACATTGTGAAGTCTGCAGTATTTTTGTTATTGGAGCAGAAATTTTTTGAACTTCTGAGAAATGGCAATGTCATGGGTGCTATGAAGACGCTGCAAAGTGAAATCTCCCCCCTTGGCATTAACAGAAAAAGAGTTCATGAAATGGCAAGTTGCTTAATTTCTTCTCCGCAAAACGTCTTGGTTGGTTTTTCAAAGCCTGGAATTGAATCTTCTAACTCACGGTTTAAGCTCCTAGAGGAATTGCAAAAGGTGCTCCCCCCTACCGTTATGGTACCTGAGAGGAGGTTAGAGAATTTAGTTGAACAGGCACTTACTGTACAACGTGAAGCTTGTTATCTACATAATTCTGTTGATGGCCTGTCACTCTATATCGATCATCACTGTGGGAGAGATCAGATACCATCTCAAGTGCTGCAG GTTTTGTGTGCACACAGTGACGAAGTATGGTTTCTCCAATTTTCAAACAATGGGAAGTATTTAGCATCGGCATCAAACGATAAAACTGCAGTCATATGGAAG GTTGATGAAGATGGAGAACTATTGCTGAAGCATACATTGACTGGTCATGAGAAACCAGTGATGATGGTTGCATGGAGCCCTGATGATTGCCAGCTTCTCACATgtggaatggaagaagtcatccggCGCTGGGATGTTGAATCTGGCGAATGTATTCATGTTTATGAAAAATATGGCGTTGGTCTGTTGTCATGTGGTTGGTTTCCAGATGGAAAGCAAATATTGTCTGGTTTAAATGATCAAAGCCTTTGCTTGTGGGATTTAGATGGAAAACAAGCAGATTGCTGGGAAGGGCAGAGGTCAACGAAAACATCTGATTTTGCTGTCTCAAAAGATGGCAAACTTATAATAAGCACCAGTAGAGATTCCGCAATTCTGTTATTCAATAGGGACACAAAACAGGAGAGGCTGATTGAAGAGGAGCATACAGTCACTTCATTTTCTCTTTCGGAAGATGGTGATTTCTTGCTTGTAAATCTTGTAAATGAGCAGATTCATTTGTGGAACATAAGGAACGATCCCATTCGAGTTAAACGGTACACTGGCCATAAGCGCAGCCGGTTTGTGATAAGGTCATGTTTCGGTGGATCTGAGCAGGCCTTTATTGCCAGTGGAAGCGAAGACGCAAAG GTCTATATATGGCACAGAGCTAGTGGAGATGTTATCGAGACCCTGTCTGGCCACTCTGGTGCGGTCAACTGCGTAAGCTGGAACCCTACAAATCCACATATGCTTGCATCTGCGAGCGATGATCATACCATTCGCATATGGGGGCTAAAGAAAGCCACCGTGAAGCGAAGGGACgcaggcagcagcagcggcagtaaTGGGATCCACATGAACGGCAGCGCCAACGGCAACGGTTTCGTTCACCAGTGCAACGGGAGCCGCAGCAAGTGA